The genomic DNA ATTCTGAAAATTCGGACATTTTTGGAACATCGCGCGCATGAACGATGCAGTGGGCGGACCGTGGTGATTGAAGACCGTGGGCCGCTGGCACTGATTTTCCTCAACAATAACTACCACGTCGTTCATCATATGCACCCCAAGGAGCCGTGGTATCGTCTGCCCGGCCTCTATGTTCGCAATCGCGCGCACTACCTGAATCGCAATGATAACTACGTGTACATGAGCTATGCACAGATTTTCAGGCGGTATTTTCTGCATGCCAAGGACACTGTGCCGCATCCGCTCTGGCCTAAGTCCTGAATTCGGTGCATTCCGGGCCGATGGAAGCCTGGATCATTCTCGCCATCGCCGCCGCCGCGTTCCAGACGTTGCGCTTCATGCTGCAAAAAACACTGGCGACCGGTACATTGTCTGCGGGTGGCGCGACCTTCGCGCGATTCTTTTACTCCATGCCTTTCGTCATTTCGCTGGCGGCTGGGTATCTGGTTCTGACAGATACGGCGCTGCCGGGGTATTCCGCCCGGTTCTGGATGTTTGCGCTCTGCGGTGGCTTGGCACAGGTTTTTGCAACGTGGTGCGTTGTTGCCCTCTTTGCGCAACGCAACTTTGCGGTCGGCATCACGTTCAAGAAAACCGAAGTCGTGCAGACCGCAATCGTCGGCCTTGTCGTGCTGGGCGATCGGATCAGCATGGTTGGCCTCGCCGCGATCATTTTGGGACTGGTCGGGGTGCTGATCCTGTCGGACACACCCGAAATGACCGGTCGCTGGCACCGGCGTATCGTCAATCGGGCGGCGGGTCTGGGGCTACTGTCCGGCGCGCTTTTTGCCGTATCGGCGGTAGGGTATCGTGGTGCTACGTTGGAGATCGCGAGCGACGATGCGCTGCTGCGCGCGTTGGTCACACTGGCGGTCGTGACCACATCGCAGACCGTCGGGATGGCCGCGTGGTTGGCATGGCGCGAGCGGGGACAAATCACAAGCGTGATCGCCGCGAGGCGCACTGCCATCTGGATGGGACTGACTGGCATGTGTGGCAGCCTGTGCTGGTTCACTGCCTTTACCTTGCAGAATGCCGCGTATGTTTTTGCCGTGGGGCAGGTCGAGGTGATTTTCTCGCTTGTCGCATCGGTGTTGTTCTTTGGTGAAAAGATAACGGCCCGCGAGGGCACAGGTATCGCGCTGATCACTCTGAGTGTGATGGCTGTGGGGGTCTTCCTTTGAGCCGCAGGAACAGGCTGGCTTCGTCGTCGTTGCGAAA from Roseovarius pelagicus includes the following:
- a CDS encoding DMT family transporter, which produces MEAWIILAIAAAAFQTLRFMLQKTLATGTLSAGGATFARFFYSMPFVISLAAGYLVLTDTALPGYSARFWMFALCGGLAQVFATWCVVALFAQRNFAVGITFKKTEVVQTAIVGLVVLGDRISMVGLAAIILGLVGVLILSDTPEMTGRWHRRIVNRAAGLGLLSGALFAVSAVGYRGATLEIASDDALLRALVTLAVVTTSQTVGMAAWLAWRERGQITSVIAARRTAIWMGLTGMCGSLCWFTAFTLQNAAYVFAVGQVEVIFSLVASVLFFGEKITAREGTGIALITLSVMAVGVFL